A part of Aegilops tauschii subsp. strangulata cultivar AL8/78 chromosome 2, Aet v6.0, whole genome shotgun sequence genomic DNA contains:
- the LOC109746702 gene encoding uncharacterized protein: MSSLGTSKGILEIAKFGVYVAVPVTLTYLVATDSKAIKKLMGLRPYVVYPPEGPRPPPPEELRERAREIARSRRQE, translated from the exons ATGTCGTCGTTGGGGACGTCCAAGGGGATCCTCGAGATCGCCAAGTTCGGGGTGTACGTCGCCGTCCCCGTTACCCTCACCTACCTCGTCGCCACCGACTCCAAGGCCATCAAGAAGCTCATGGGCCTC CGTCCTTATGTGGTTTACCCTCCAGAAGGCCCACGACCACCACCGCCCGAAGAACTTCGTGAAAGGGCTCGGGAGATAGCTCGCAGCAGAAGGCAAGAATAA